The genomic region ATgatatatcaacaaatccctctgtaaaagCCTTCAGAATATAGTTAAGTATAAGTCTGGAAAAGTTGGTGCTTGTAGGTGCTACTGAAGTGGATATATCTGACTCTGAGagtgagaaaaaactcattttgagaaaacggcctttaaagtttttatattgtataagttcatttatttctatTGAAACCCCCGAcctacaaacaaaatatatattcagtttattaatatctgtattatgtaatatttaaaacacatggaaattgataaatgaataaattattaataacaatagcCTTAAGCTGAAGAGAACTACcataacaaacacacataacagCAGTCACAAAAACTGCAAACTTCTGCAGTACCTATCTCTCTCACACAGACTACACTCCAGCAACACACTACTACAGAACCCATGATTCTGTGGATCGATGTTAATTTTCAGCCCTGATCCAGCAGTTaggacaacacaaacacacgacTAATTCATACAATCGTGTGACGTGAATTATGAGCCATTCCTGTGTGGCGCGGCTGTCATTCCCAATCCCTCCAACACACTTTTTCCCTTTCCAAACAATAGGTTACGCGATGAGACACTCGATGATGGGGTTTCATCGTCTAATCTGttgtttactttcattttacTAGCTCTTGCAAGTGACAGCTGTTGCCGTATTTTGATTTCGGTGTTGTCGGCATTTTCTCTCAGGCGCAGAATAAACAAGGAAGCGTGACGCCTGAGAACCAATCACGTAGTCGGAAATTCACATGATCAATCAGATGTGGGTTTCGGCTGTAGATTCCCCGGCAAACTTTCGCGGTTGGTTATTTCTACAAAGGAAATGTCCATATTTGGATTAGACAGCGCTGTTAATGAGACTGAGAGCTTTACAATGATACGAGGCATAATATGTTTCTGTGAATGGAGACGGCACGGGAGCTCGCGTTAGAATGCTAACTTTTGGTGATTTCCGATAGAAATCTAAAGGCGCAAATTGacaaaatgtaatgaaataaccaccttaatgtgtaatgttgacatattttttattttgacatgaaaGCTTACATGTTAAGGGAGCAAACTggcccaaaatctcaaaattgaccacTGCATGAAAAAACGATGTTTTCACCTGCCGTGTCTCGCCTTAATGAGAAAAGTGTTAATACAGTACCATTGGAGTGTATTAGGAATACACTAAAGTAACAACTTCTGATCTAGTATGTTGATCTAGtagcaccatttaaaaaaaaaaaaaaaaaaaaaaaacacttttcaactCATCAATGGCTCCCATTGCATTGCCAGAACATTGTAATATATAACAacatgcaatcatgtgatcatgcgatcgtgggtcCCATCCCAGGAAaagcatgtgctcataaagtgtatatgcactataaatcactaagggtaggtttaggggtggggtgggtgtagtcgttaatacaAAATGAGTTtagctaaatggaaataggacaaatggtgtaaaaaagtccacacattgcatttaaatgaacacgcattttgattggtaatgacgGTCATacatcatttcatgacgacagacgtaacacgacactgtcattatttttacgccagctagagggcgcatgactttaaaacatagATATAAGTCaaaataaggtgcttgaaaaatgaCCTATGGGGTCATTTTTTTAGAGAACAGTCTGTGAGAATCATATGCTGATGCTTGACGTCTGTGTTTTGTTCATATTGCTGTTGGTTCTCAAGCTGTAAAATCAATAATAGAGTTACACATCAACAGCATATATTCAAAGATTCAGACTCTTAAAGGCATGTGAGTGAACCGGGTCATTACATAATGATAatgtcatattttcatattttgtgctttataaacacaaagttgcaacagccagagaaaaactaatattcaaaagtcaaaagtcaagagcccaactaaagcaaacactgacccCCATCACGGTGACTTGAAACAAAACTTTCTTTAAAACATCAACATGTAtacatctgttaattctcaataagaacttttgttgatgtatgacagaaataaaatcaaactggTTCATAacaagtgtaataatgtttaatggctgaaGTCAGATGtagtcttttttttctgttcctgtttctctttccttcaatggttctgcttgttaacatcaCGTGTCACCACTAATGGTCagtcatcacttaattatctcattaacttaaACACTGCTTCCGTGTTACTTTAGCACAGTGTGGACACATATGTACACTGAGGGGTGTTCATTTAGCACTGGGGATTTTGCTTTATGTCTGTAAAGTTCTGGTACAGATGTATATGAGACGCTTGAAGAGTCTTGCAGCACCAGCCAGCAGCGATCATCCTGAAGCTTTCGCATGTCCACagaagctaagcagggttgaTCCTGGTTAGgacttggatgggagacctgACTAGGTAGCTGCTGGAAGaagtgttagtgaggccagcagggggcgcTGCTCATCCTGTGATCTCAGTGGGTCCTAACACCCCAGTACAGTCATCATAAACTATATTGTATAAAGGGTCCATATAAGCCCCAGAAAGATAAGGGGTTGAACCCTGGTGTAAAACAGTCCATACAGCACATCACATGAATGTGTGAACAAATCTTCACTAAACAATTGTAATGCGCCTGCcaaccaataataataatgtttaaaatattttaaggatctaataaataaaacatattcttataaaaaatataagaaatgttttatatattttgtatatttataaGTCCGTTTACAGTATATTTCAAGCATATCAAAATACTTTGCTCTTCTTTCACTTTCGTTTTTAACCCCCCACATATGAAAGACAATCATGCTCCCCGAGTGTCATCACATTCTCAGTGGTCTCACAGCAGTTGTGCATTAGGCTGCTTTAGTTGAGAGAATTTACACagtatgaatgaaaatgaaactcGACATGGGAACTATATATCAGAACCATGTTATATGGTTTAATAAGGTAAATATTCACCACTCTCTGAAATGACAAACACCGTCACATAGACCAGAGACACCAGTAACAACCTATTTTTTATGTAACATATCATTatatttgctgaataaaacccTCTCTTAGCTTCTGTGATTAGAATCTGTGACAAATTATATTAAAGAAGTTAGAAGTAAATTGTCTAAGAGGCATCTAAgtaaattaaaacataaaaaaattaattattattattattattattttagtacatAATATTAAATACAACAGTATCtctgaaataataaatcaaagcACATTTGCAGCTGTAGTCATGTGATCATATGATTATTTACATAAAGGGAGTTAACCTGAGAACTCTCAGTCAGTCCATTCATTTGTCTTTCATCCAGATCAAGAAAGAGGTTGAGAGTGGCGAGCACTGCAAACGTAAGAGATTGTCAAGCATCTGAAACTGAAAAAGAGGATTTCTAGAAATATGGCACCACTAATTACAGGTCAGTAAAAGTCACCAACTTAATCTGATGCCATCATCAATAAAATTAACTTCATAGAGTTTAGTATAGTAAACTAAACATAGCTATTGGATTGCTTAAAGTGGCAGAAATTTGTGCAAATGAGAATGAAATAATTTAAGAAATTGCTGTTTTATAGCTCTAGTAAATATTTGAAGCAAATTTAATACCAATGGGACTTAAAGATCAAATGGCTCATTCAGAgaagtaaataaaatgaataaaaataaaccataaaCCTGGTACAAGCTCAGCTAGAGAATAAAATTGGCTTTAGGATACATTTAAAAGTGGTTATGAATATGGGACcatgaaaaaaaagagaaaagtttCTAGTTTCTAGAGCAGCAACTGAGAAATCCTGATCTCTCAGAGGTAAAATGTAAGGAAGGCAAGAAAGCAGTTGTTTGCATGACCTGGGGAATGATGGAtcaattatgaatatttttttgttatgaaAACATGTTGCATATAGATAAAAGAAATCATGAAATCAATAAAAACAGTGTTAAACATAACTACACATTGATAGTTGCTAAACTGCTTAACACTTAAACTTCCTGGCATTACAGTAGGAGGTTGTTTACTGCTCTGAGTCAAAGAAAACTTGAAAACAGTTTAAGTCTTCTGGACTTTTCACCAGTTTTATCATCTTGCGATGTGAAAATCACACAactatatatagcctatatattagaGATGCACTGATATTAAATTTCTTTGCCGATACTGATAGTTTCAGAATGATATCGGCCGATGCAGATAGTTTGgtttttttaaggaaaaaaaatctctcccaAATAATGTTGCAAACTAGGGGAACCCTCTCATTTGGTACATTGCAATATTagaggttacaattaacaacagaagTTTTATATTcagctgctgtttattttcagatataataattacactcaaataaaaGTATCACATCAGGTAGTTTTCATAACCACTTGTCTTCATGACAAATTTACACAAACatataattaacagtaaataagctcatagtcttttttatgtaaatatagtATAGATAGCTAAGGAACTGTGAacattcctgaggtaaatgtgacattgttcacaagctgtttaATAGACATCTTTCCGTggttaaaacacaaataaagtgatTACATGATACATTATGGTAAGTTGTATTGTATCTTTCAAAATATAGCTTCTATTgaagaggaagaaaagactCAGACTCGCACTGCTGTCTGAACTGAGGCGTTACAGCGATCTGACGTGTCATGTTTAAGAGTGCCAAAAtgccatttattgtttgaattttatgataaaatggacagaaattgaaactgaaacttttatttttatagtatcaaagcacaaagctttttgtgattattggatgggaggcgctacaaaATTTGATGTAGGAAAAAAaagcagacctggcaaccctggcttgAACTACGGGTGATTCATAGGGTCAAACAGAGCCTGCTTTCTGAGAGTTGCAGTCTGACACATTTTTCTGCACCCTTTAGATTGACAGTGTATAATCAGCCCTAACCATTGGCCGTTTTATTATTATAGTGATAATAATAGCTTTTATTGGCTGATTATGATTGTTTTACAGTGTAAGTGTGTCTCTTAATTCCAACGTTTGAATGTAACACCTCAACAAAATTATGTATTAAAGACAAGTgcttgtgtgtgcgtgtgttattattttaaaacaatttgtaCCTCCATCTTTAGGAGATCTAAGGATTGTTTTGTTGGGAATGACTGGAGCTGGAAAGAGTGCATCAGGAAACACAATCCTGGGAAAAGATGAGTTTGAAGTGGATTTTAATCCAGAGTCAGTTACTCGACAATctaagaaaaaaatgacaaGAAAAGATAGAAGGAGCATCTCAATAATCGACACTCCAGGCCTCCAGGATTCAAGAGGGAAGGAAAATGAAGTGAAGGCAGAAATAAAGAAGTGTATGGAAATGTCTGATCCTGGTCCTAATGTGTTCCTGCTGGTCATCAGACTGGATGACAGATTCACAGACGAAAAGATGAACACAGTGAAATGGATTCAGGAGAACTTTGGAGAAAAAACTGCTCGTCACACCATCATTCTGTTCACTCACGCTGATGCACTGCGGAACAGATCACTGCAGGACCATATAGAAGAGAGTCCAGATCTACGGCAGTTAATCATCAGCTGTGGTGGCAGATATCATGCATTCAACAATGAAGACAAAGAGAATCAAGATCAAGTCAATGAGCTGCTGTTCAAGATTGATAAAATGGTGCTTAAAAATGAAGGGAAGTTCTACACTTATGCAATGTACCGTAAATCCCAGGCAACGATGATGAAAATCATCTTGCGGGTCATAGCAGTCATAGCAGTGGTAGTATTAGCAATAGCAATAGCAATAGCAAAAGCAGGAAACACAAACGTTAAAATAGTTAATGCAGTAGCATCTATTTGTGTTATTGGTATTGTTTTAAGGTATTATTTTAACTACTACAGTAGCAGTAGTAGtttgtaaaataatacaaatagcACAAGAAGTTGCAGAAGCAACCATAAAGAAGCTGTAGAAGAATATGTAttctaatattataaaacagaaaaattatttatgtttattgtcaaaaagaataaaatttcagtgtgtttttatttttcttcatcAGGAAAAGTACACTGTGTTAAATTTCTACACATCAATGTGTGAGTTTAGGGACAACAGTTGTTGTGTTAATTCTGACACATTCAGTGTCACGAAGATCTGATGTTAACATgtagaatcaccaaaggagtaAATCACAATTTTGTGAATCACCATAATGGAGATCGGGGTTTGCTTTAGTTCTTTAGTTTAGTTCTTTAGTTTAGCTCTTGAcctttgactttttaatattagattttgtttggctgttgtaactcagtcgtaacagccagacaagcaaagagaaaagatgatcagggtCAAGatctcaactaaagcaaacaccgATCTCCATGATGATGacttaaaatgtgattttctcctttggtgattctgcttgttaacagcaggtgttcatcattaatgttcaatagTCACACGATTAATGAATTATCTTGATTGAATGATCTGGTTTTGGTCTTGGAAGGTCTGGTCTCGTCCACACCTCTGGTCTTGAATGGTCTTGGTTTTGGAGGTTTGATCTTCACCTCTGAAATGAGCACAAAGTTGTGTAAATGTCTAATATTAACACATTACAGGTGTTCTTGGCTGCACAGATTGTGTTGATGCTGTGAACAAATACACAGGTTGTGTTAATTTTAAAACTACACATAATATGTGTAAAACAATTGAATTATTCCAACTCATTTTTATACAATATTGACACAAAATGTTTAAACTAGAGTGTTACACATAATATGTGTCATTGTTCTACACATTTCTTCTTAGAGTACAGTAATTTACTGCTCTTGTTTGACTGTGAATTCAAATTATGTTGTCTTTAATCATGATGCCACTGTAAGaaattatattgtttattactgtaattGTTTTGAAGTTACCATGATCAGTGTTCCATTTACTTGGGATCTTGGACCTTGTATATTCATATTCAAATTTCTGTTCTAGCCAAATcagaaaataaattgtttacTTATATATTCtttcaaattaatttatgtTTGTAGATGGATATTTCACAATGGTGAAGCAATGGCTGAGATTTATCTTTGAAAGATTTGACAcaagaatctttttttttcttccatcaACTAATGATGCACAGACATCAATAcatcaatacattaacaaataataataataaaaagataaattctgaacattacaaaataaacaaacaacacaaaCTGCTAAAAGTGAACCAAAAATAAGTTCAGCAGCACAGAACACCAGAACACCGAAATGCTGAACTGTAatgctaaatatatatatatatatatatatatatatatatatatatatatatacacacagtggcatgaaatagtatgtgaaccccttgcagaatctgtgaaaatgagaattgttttaataaaataagagggataataaaaaatgcatgttattttttgtttagtactgtcctgagtaagatattttacataaaagatttttgcattttagttcacaagacaaaaaaatagctgaatttattaaaataaccccattcataagtatgtgaaccattgattctcaatactgtgtgtggttacctgatgatccacgactgtttttatgttttgtgatggttgttcatgagtctcttgtttgttctgagcagttaaactgagctctgttcttcagaaaaatcctccagctcctgcagattcatcagtttaagcattttttaaccctttccagcagtgactgtaggattttgagatctgtgttttcatactgaggacaattgagggactcaaacacaactattaaaaaaggttcaaacattcagtgatgctccagaaggaaacacaatgcattaagagtcggggtgtgaaaactttGGGTGGGGAACATGGGGGGATACACATGTGGGTGGGGCTCGAAGTCCGCCAGGGCTGCCCATGgttcctgacccgccatggctgcccgagACTCATGACCCGCCGTGTTATCTTGTTTGAAAAAGCCCTTACTATTGTGGATTTCCATACTCGCCTCGTCTAGACAGCACCACCCTATAacaaatctcaacaatggtgacaataaaaaaacaagcaaacttTGAACCACAAAACAGGCAACAAATAGTCACAACAAAAAAATAGAATGAATGTTCAGctacataatttattcatgttgcagtgcatgctgggattTTTGTACTTATGCTGGCACCCAGCATGCACATATCATCGCATTCTCAGACATTTTTTTTGGCCAGGAATAAAGAGAGATGTTGCTAAATTTTGTCGAACTTGCCATGTTTGCCAGCTAACGGGAAAACCGAATCAGCTGATTCCACCCGCTCCTCTTTCACCTATCCCGGTGAGGCCTTTGAACAGGTGCTTGTCGACTGTGTCAGACCATTACCTAAAACGAAGTGTGGTAATCAATTCTTGTGCACTATTATGTGTAGAGTTACTAGATTTCCTGAGGCGGTGCCTTTGAGAAAAATAACTGCTCCAGTAATTGTAAAAACGCTGCTCAAATTTTTCTCCACGTTTGGTCTCCCTAAAGTTATACAGACTGACCAGGGAACAAATTTTCTGTCACGACTCTTTGCACAAGTTTTAAAGTCATTATCTATAGAACACAGAGTGTCCAGCCCCTATCACCCTGAAAGTCAAGGGGCTATTGAGAGGtttcatcaaacattaaaatctATGTTGAGAAAATATTGCTTGGAAACTGGAAACAACTGGGATGAGGGTGTTCCTCTAGTGTTATTTGCAATCCGAGAAACTGTGCAAGAGTCTTTGGGATTCAGTCCGGCTCAGTTAGTCTTTGGACACACTGTGAGAGGACCGTTAAAAGTTCTTAAAGAGAAAATGCTGGAAGTTGATTCGAACTCAGAGATGCGTATTCTGGATTATGTTAGTCGTTTTCGTGAACGATTGCATTACGCATGCAGTTTTGCACAGAAAACCTTAGCAACTGCTCAGTCTAAAATGAAGAAACGTTATGATGTTAAGTCTGTGTATCGTTCTTTTCAACCTGGGGATGAAGTGTTGGTGTTGCTGCCTATTCAGGGTTCTGCCTTGTCAGCACGTTTTTCAGGACCATATGTTGTGTTAAGAAAAATCAGCGAGACTGATTATGTTATCCAAACTCCTGACAGAAAGTGCCAGTCGCGCGTCTTTAATATCAATATGCTCAAAGCTTATCACACCAGAAATTATTCACAGAACAGATCTACTGAGGTGACCATAGGACCCATGGAATCTTCTGTGGCTCTGACTTGTGAAGTACAATCAAGTCTGGAGGATGAGGTTAGTGCAGATGATGACATAATCTTGCGTAATACTTCTCAACAGTATGCCAAGTTGGACAATTCtgaaagtttaaaaagtttGCTGACACATCTCTCTCATTTACCTGAAGATCAGAGACAAGACATTGTTACTGTTATTACTGATTTTCCTTCTTTATTCGGCGATGTTCCGTCGCAAACTACTGTGTTGCAACATGATATTAATGTTGATGGCGCATCCCCTATTAAGCAACATTCATATCGGGTTAACGCTGTAAAAAGATCTATTATGAAGAAGGAAACTGAATATTTGTTGCAGAATGGGTTAGCTAAACACAGTAGTAGCCCTTGGAGTTCTCCTTGCCTTTTAGTGCACAAGCCAGACAGTTCGTTTCGTTTTTGCACCGACTACCGTCGTGTAAATGCAGTTACAGTACCTGATTGTTATCCCTTACCCAGAATGGAAGACTACATCGACAATTTGGGCTCTGCCAAATTTGTCACCAAGCTGGATTTATTGAAAGGGTATTGGCAGGTCCCGCTAACATCTCGCGCTACTGACATCTCTGCTTTCGTAACACTGGACTGTTTCATGCAATATCACGTGATGGCGTTCGGATTACGAAATGCACCTGCCACATTTCAAAGATTAATACAAACAGTGTTGGCTGGAGTTTCAAATTGTAATGCTTACTTGGATGACCTTGTACTGTATTCCACTGAGTGGACAGAACATCTGAAACTCATTCATACAGTGTTTGAACGTTTGGAGAAAGCTTCATTAACTCTCAATCTGTCTAAATGTGTCTTTGGTAAGGCAAGAGTAACTTTCCTCGGAAAAGAAGTTGGAGAGGGCCAGGTAAAGCCTGTCGAGGCTAAAGTGGCTGCTATTGcagatttggtaacactttagaatagcgcacgctatgaagcattagttaagcattagtaaatagtcaattcatcatttataaaacattaaagggatagttcacccaaaaatgaaaattctgtcagtaattactcaccctcatgttgatacaaccatgtaagtctttctttcatcttcggatcacaaattaatatttttgtgattaaatatgagcggtggaatactcctccattggctttaagggggcccaaacttgtccgtccagaaagtcagtgaagaaaatgtttaaatagtccatgccactacagtggctcaaccgtacgtttctcaagcgacgataatacttttcgtgcaaaaaaaacaaacaaaggaacgactttattcaactattcattttctctcttgtaGGCCTCTGACGTTAGTTCACGAGAGCTCCATGACGCCTGCGCGAGAACTAAACTGACGACGGTCTTCTTCTACTACTACTTGTTACTGGCTGCTCACTCCTTAGGAGTAttaccgccacctagtgttcaagATGAAGTGCTGGCATAGCCGGAAGCGCTAAACTTTGTTTACAATCAGGTGAACGCGCGCGCTGTATGTAAGCTATTGAATTCGACATTGATCGTGCTTTTGGTCTCGCTCTAAGTAATTGTTTACAAAGTTTAGCGCTTCCGGCTATGCCAGCACTTCATcttgaacactaggtggcggtaaTACTCCTAAGGAGTGAGCAGCCAGTAACAAGTAGTAGTAGAAGAAGACCGTCGTCAGTTTAGTTCTCGCGCAGGCGTCATGGAGCTCTCGTGAACTAACGTCAGAGGCCtacaagagagaaaatgaatagttgaataaagtcgttcttttgtttgtttttttcgcacgaaaagtattatcgtcgcttgagaaacgtacggttgagccactgtaatggcatggactatttaaacattttcttcactgactttctggacggacaagtttgggcccccttaaagccaatggaggagtattccaccgctcatatttaatcacaaaaatattaatttgtgatccgaagatgaaagaaagacttaaatggttgtatcaacatgagggtgaataattactgacagaattttcatttttgggtgaactatccctttaatagacattagtaagccatttataaatacagctataaatgcttggttcttgatttataagcatatctataatgagtttaataattgtattttcatactttattaatgatcaatttatcatttctaaattatgtattacattattcacaaacatgtaatttaggagttgtcagtggttcataagatcatttaggaagtgtgagtaaatgattaataaaatatttaaatgtacatttatgcatcttattatttagacatatagtattagttactcagtgtgttaataaatgctttattaacatattcctagtgtcaaaactacctcggtactaactttaaaacattagagaacaacactgcagaagatcactgaacctttaaatctcatttataaaagcctTTGAAAGCATAaacagtcctcactttagatgagctcacaaaaatagttaactgaccacttctaaatgttttataattacctgaattagtcatgaattgcagtaggaatgtgttaataaaacatttactaacacactaagtaactattactatgtgtccAAATAATAAGctgtgtaaattaatgttttaatagtttttttaatcatttacttacacttcctaaatgaactACTGCCAACTCCtgaataactggtttgtaaataatgtaatacttaatttagaaat from Megalobrama amblycephala isolate DHTTF-2021 linkage group LG7, ASM1881202v1, whole genome shotgun sequence harbors:
- the LOC125271526 gene encoding GTPase IMAP family member 9-like, whose amino-acid sequence is MGLKDQMAHSEKQVLVCACVIILKQFVPPSLGDLRIVLLGMTGAGKSASGNTILGKDEFEVDFNPESVTRQSKKKMTRKDRRSISIIDTPGLQDSRGKENEVKAEIKKCMEMSDPGPNVFLLVIRLDDRFTDEKMNTVKWIQENFGEKTARHTIILFTHADALRNRSLQDHIEESPDLRQLIISCGGRYHAFNNEDKENQDQVNELLFKIDKMVLKNEGKFYTYAMYRKSQATMMKIILRVIAVIAVARVTFLGKEVGEGQVKPVEAKVAAIADLASDVSSRELHDACARTKLTTVFFYYYLLLAAHSLGVLPPPSVQDEVLA